In the Triticum aestivum cultivar Chinese Spring chromosome 2B, IWGSC CS RefSeq v2.1, whole genome shotgun sequence genome, CCATATTGACGTGTCCAAGTTAGTAGGTGTTGGCATTCTCCACAGGTCTTGGAATTGTTTAGTACGGGTGTCCGGTTGATGCCACATCCAAACAGCTTTTAGATGTGTTTTTTTCTCAACACAGTACATACGTAGGAAACCATACATACGCACATACATTACCCTTATAAATGTACGGACGCATATCCTATTCTTGTGAGCATCTCTGAGAGACTGAGTCGGCACATCATTTTAAGATTGATAAAGTCGTCACAGACGCCTTCGTAATCGATAAGAACATCTCCTCATACTGAACGCACATCGGCGGAAAGCCTAAAGTCGGCGCAATAGCTAAACTAGTTTTGCTAAATTAGAAGGACGAGCGATGACTCGGGTTGGTTCTGGTCCGGATGTTGCTGTTGAGCTAGCTTTCGCTGATTGTATAAACACTATGATTTGAGCAATACAGTTTATCacttgcaaaaaagaaaagaaataaattcaagaaaatgcgaGCACCAGTGTCATGTGTAGGACTTGAACTCTGATGAGCTGGGGATACCACTCTCTTCCTAATCATCCAACCACTGGTTGGTTCATAGCTTTTGGTGGATGAATAAGTTACCAGAGAGCCAAAATACGATTTTATAAGGTTGAATGTGGCATCATTTTCATGCTAGCTGTTCAGGGGGACACCTTAAGGCAACTCCAATGCGAACCATCATGTCCGTAAATTTCTGGACCGTATAGTTCAGACGTTTTAGGTCTTCCAACAGGAGTCATCAAATGTCCCGAGACCGATACAAATGTATAAGACCCCTAAATCGGCACAAATTGAGGAAGGATTGAGAGAATATGTACGTTCGACTGGCCCACccttaattttttttagaaaaggctCACCCTTAATTGGACCACATCCTCCATGGCCCATGTATTACactcattttctttttcctatTGGTACGTCTAGCCCATTGTCAGTCATAGCCTATCGTTTGAATTTAATGGCTACAGTTGAATGGCCAACGCCTTGCTCACTGTCCGCAAAAACGATCGAATATGTTCATGAACATTTGGTGCCGTCCGTTTAGTGATCCCCGGTTGAATTGCATAACATGTCTAATGAGCTCGCATTGCCCTGTGGTTGGGTCTTGATAGGTCGATGCTAGAAATTGAATTGAATCTATCATTTTACCGAGCTTAATTTGATAGTTGTGCAATCAGTTAGCAAGAGATGTTGTCAGGTAAATCCATCGAACTTTCATCTAGGGTTTCCCTGCCTCTCGTCTAGGGATTCCCTGCCTCTCACCTGCGTCAGCACCGGTCCACCTCATCTGCCATGGTGATTGGACCATGGAGGCGCGGTGATACCGGCCCTTGCCGGCAAAAGGGCTCCGTTTTTAGGTGCTTTTCTGAGTTTGTTAGGGTTTGCGACATGCTCAAGAAGACGAGCCGGCGGCGGCTTCTTaaagatgaaataaggttctcccTGCCTAGTCCCCGTCATGGTGATGTTTTAAGCATCGTCGGAAGgcatgtggaggtttgtctccgccAGATCTCGTGCGATCCGGTCGGCGTTTGTCTTTGGTGGACCGTCTGGATTCGGTCTTCGTTTGTCTACATCAGTGTGtctgcaggttggatccttccgatctatccTTCTCTTCatatcggcggcggttgctgttctggtgtgttggtcctatggggccttagcacaacgactttccgactgtctgtTACAACAATGTTTGTCCGGTTCCGACGAGGGAGGGACGATGACGGCGGCGTGCCTTCGGCTAGCTCCAGTGCTTGAAGTCATCGTTAGCTGGTCTACGGACCTGGATCAATTTTTACTTCTATGATTTTTGTACTACGTTGAcagtttttttttttcaaaaaagggttttaccccagcctctgcatcactACGTTGACAGTTGACCGTTGATGAATAGATGAAAGTTTTTCGGAGAAAAAAAATCCATCAACGCTACTCTCTTCGTCTCGTAAtatacgggacggagggagtagaaatttgTCAAACCGGTAGTACAAGCTACAGCAGCAACTACATATAACTATTAATTATTGCACATGACAACAGGGGTTTGGGGCCCAACGCACGCATGAGATTAGTGGCGCAGAACATGCGGATAAACAAATAAACTTGCACTAAGGTAGAAGAACTACACAATTCAGTGGTGAGCAGTTTGGTCTTTGGTCTGCTCTGGTCCACCAACAGTTTAACAAGGACTAAGCCAACACCTCTTTAATTTCTGCATCCGGCCCCTCCCGAGAAGAATCCCACCTGCAGTACTCAACCCACTGCCGCGCTGCTGGTGCCGCGGACGATGATCTCTGCTCACACTCGCAGCCAGCAATTTGCCAGCCATCCTGCATGCCCACGAAAGCATACTGATGAATATTTGAGAGAGACGATCAACATTTGATTTGTTCATGAGAGAGGACACCCTGATCAGTGATCGATTGAATTAACCTAACTTGTGAGTGCAGTGCATGCATGGGCAGAAATACTTAAATGGAGTAAGCGTACCTGCAGGTGAAGTTGAGGAGTTGCATTTGCAGGGGAGCAGGCTGTGTCTTGGAGAGGGTCTTCATCAGCTGGTTCCAAACGAGgcatcttcttcttgttgttctcctCGGTGCCTGCTGCCTTCTTCGCCTTGGCCTTGGTCTTGCTGGCGGTGGACAAGGTGGAAGTGGAGGCGCGGTCGCCGTGGGGCTTCTTCGCTGGCACCTCTTGGGAGTTGTGCAACTGCAGGTAGGTGTCGTCGCCGTCGATGAAGTAGGCTGTCCAGCCGCTGTCGTCGGAAGCCACGGCGGTGGCAGGCCCGGATGCGTAGCAGTCGACGTCGCCGTCCAAGACTGAAGCTAAAGCACCCGGGGTCCTAGACGAGCTGATAGATTCCTCCATTTGACGAACGTACGTATGTGTGTGTGGACAATGAACTTGAAGCTAAGTTAGCCAGCCAGGTAGCTGCGCGTAAGGTggctagctagaagaagaagaagaagattgcagTGTTGTAGAATGGATTGGAGTAATAAATATGGCATGGAGGTGCGCCGGGGGAGCGCGGTTGGTGATGGTGTTATATAAGGGCGGAGAGAGGAGAGGGTAGGCGCACCGGGACGTGGAGCGGCGGAGGGGTTACAGTGAAGTGTCgttgaggctggtcatagtggagagtaacttagactagtaacatacatatgttactagtctatattactaccttcacagtgggtagtgtcataggtgtggtaacatagttgccttcatttattactttgtagactcattatgcattggaaaccgctatgtgatggtaacatattatgttactctatttgcctctttcctcattaactacttgccacatcactaattttgcttatgtggcatttatgttactacctatgttactcccactatgaccagcctgacaTTAACGCCGGATGGACGATGCGCACATGGGCACTTATTTGCAGGCCGTGCACTCAACTGGACTCAAGACACACGTACGAGGGGGGGTTCCATCCATGGATGGATGGGATGGGATGGGACGGGATGGAGGGAAAGATAAGTTAAGCAGAAAGCCTGTTGGACCATGGAGTCATGGAGATATACGGGGTACTAGACAAATGGAAGGAACAAAAATCTTGCACACGTGCATGCTATACTAGCTCGTCATCTTCATCTGCTAAGCGCCTTACCCAATAAAGTTCACTGGCTGGAGTACACATAGTTGACGACCGGCGGGATGACTCGATCAGCACCGCtggttaggccaactccactgcgcgaccctatcctgtccggctCCGTCTGTTTGGAATAAAAAGACAAAAAAGGCGGCCCGGCGCACGGCCTCAAACGGATaaatgtccggattccgtccgttttcgacccatccccggcccaaacttgtgctcggtttggggtgaaacggatgCGCGCGGACGACCGagacgcacgcccttgtcccctccgtggcccgcctgtcggggacactagcagtccctccgctcccaacgcttcaccctctctccccgccccgccccgccgccggcgccgcccctattctccggccgcctcctcaccgcgcagccccccgtcgtccataccaaaccacgtctcgacatggccgccaccacgcccgcgctttcgccgtagttttggtCGTCTATCGGGGaaggtttggccgtcgccgtccTTGCCGGTGGCGGAGGGGACACGACTGCCGGCGACGGACCACGGCGGCTGAGGCAGAttccgacgagagctccagagcggccagtagccggccggcaaccacccctgctgcgtcgaggtgatcatcgcggcctcttcacCACCGCGGCCGCAAGGTGTTCGACCTTTTGcaaacaaaggtatggacagtggagacgagtttttcttccatcacttcctttgttcatcggacgattcgtcgtcggatgatgaagatcttgtggtggctgcactggtcgttcacgaccatattcaacggcagcttcctcggtacagggggtcactccctggtcgtgctcccaacctgaaccgcaacatggagagaggccacgccctgctctatgccgattactttgccaacaccccgctcttcaagccggataaatttcgtcgccgttttcgtatggcaGGGCATGTGTTCAaccgtatccgagagggagtggttgctcatgacccatacttcgagtgcaagacggatgcccttggcaagcttgg is a window encoding:
- the LOC123041292 gene encoding uncharacterized protein; this encodes MEESISSSRTPGALASVLDGDVDCYASGPATAVASDDSGWTAYFIDGDDTYLQLHNSQEVPAKKPHGDRASTSTLSTASKTKAKAKKAAGTEENNKKKMPRLEPADEDPLQDTACSPANATPQLHLQDGWQIAGCECEQRSSSAAPAARQWVEYCRWDSSREGPDAEIKEVLA